GTCGATCATGAGCACATCGATCAGGCGCTCGTGTGGACGCCGATCATCGACGGTCAAGTGCAAAGCCGTCGCTTCCTGTCCGAGGGCAACCAAACCGGCGAACCCGTGGGGCTCGTCTCGATGGCGGGAAGCCGCTCGCTGTTCGTGAACGACCTCGCGATTCTGCGTCTGCCCGAGATGGCGGACGATCGCATGTGGATGTTCGATCCCGTCGCGGGTCGCGTGCGTCCGATGAACCTCTACTTCAAACACAATTTTTCGATGGGAACGGGACGTCTGTTCTCGTCGGGACCTTTCATCGTCTACACCCATCAAGAGGCGGGGCAAGCGCGGATCGGCATGATCTCGGTCCCCGAAAATCTGGATGAGTAGCTACGCGCCCCAAGCCATCGAAGAGTTGATCCGTTTAGGGCGTCTGAAAGAGGCCGCCACGCTTTTGAAGCGCGTGGACGCGCGCGACGTTCCCCGTATGGAAAAGGTGAAATTCGCGAATCTCTGCCGCCGGACGGGTTTGATCGCGCTGGCGCTGAAAGCGCTCCGGCCGCGGATCTTCGATCCGAAATCCGGGGCGAAGCTCGCGGACGCGACGGGCGAAGAGCGGGCCGAGTACGCGATGCTCCTCATGCGTTTGGGCGCCGTACGCGAAGCCGCGCGGGATCTGACCGAAATCACGGACTACAAACCCGCGCCCCTGTACCGCGCCTTCGCGCGCATCACGACCTGGGACTACCGTCTGGCGCGTACGGATCTACGTGCGTACCTCGCTCAAGAGCTGGACGTTTACCAGCGCCGCATCGGTGAAATGAACCTGGCGGCGGCGGCCTACTACGCGGGTGATTTGGAAGAAGCGCACTTCGCCGTCCGCAGCGTGCTGCGAACCGCCGAGGGACGACTGCGCGCGAACGCGCTCGAGATGCATGCGCGCATTCTGCACGAGACCGGTGACGTCCCGCAGGCCGAAAAAGCCCTGACCGAGGCCGAAACTCTGCTGGCGGGATCCTCCAGCTACGATCAGCTATTTTTGGTTGGACTTCGCTCATACTTCACGGCGATGCGCACGGGGGAGACCGGCGCGATCGCGTCGTTCCGCGAAGAGGCGCGGGCGCGCGGACGTTTCGAAAGCGTGCGTGAGGCCGATGCGTTTGAGTTGCGCGTGCGTCCGGATCCGGAGTTGTTCGCCAATCTCTATTTCGGCACGCCCTATGTCGCCTTTCGCCGTTTGGTCGCGCAGCAAACGGGACTTCAGCCCGCCGATCGCGTTCACGTCTGGGGCACAGGGGAGAAGATCCTTGATCTGGATCCACTCGTCGGTTTACCGAGCGCGCTGGAGGGAAAGCTGGGGCTTTTGCTACGTGTTCTGGCCTCGGACCGATACCGGCCTTTCGCGGCGGGAACGCTGTTTCAAGAGCTCTATCCGAACGAATACTTCGATTTTCAAACGTCACCGGCGCGCGTGAAGCAACTCGTTTACCGTGTACGCGTGGAGCTGGCCCGCGACTTCCCGGAGCTTCAGATCGTGAACCGCGCCTCGCTCTTCACGTTAGAGATCTCTCCGGGCGTGCGTCTGCGTACGGCGCTTGAAGCCGATATCTCGACGGCCAACGGCGATTTTCTTTTCCAATTGCGCCACCACTTCGGCGATACGGAGTTCGGCGCCCGCGATCTCGAATCCAAATTGGGCTTGTCCTCCGCGCAGCTGCGCCGCCGTCTGACTGAGGCCTTGGCCAGCGGCGAACTCGAACGCTTCGGCGCCGGCCCGGCGACCCGCTACGCGCTCTCCTTGACGGCGCGGGTGGTTCCGACCCGCTTCAAATCCGCAGCGTAGGCGCGGCGGACGTTTCTTCGCGGCGGGCTCCGCCACCTTCACATGAAATGACCGAGTGTTCGCGCTCCGAACGGGGGGCGGGTTTGTCGGTGCGTCGGGGTTCGGGGCTATTCTCGGGGTGAGCCTTTCGCTTGCGGCGACCGTTTCTTTGGAATTCGTAGGGGCTTGGCTGGCTGGCTGGCTGGCTGGCTGGCGGCGCGTGCCTCAGGCCGCCGGCTTCGCCGTGCGCAGGAAAATGGCGATGTATTCGGCCGAGGCGACCGCGTACTGATGCTGCGGCCCGTGCCCGGCGCTCGGGAAGGTCAGCAGCTGCAGGTTCGGGATCTGCTGGTTCAGCGCGTACCAGTTCTCGACCGGGAAGATGATGTCGTGGTCGCCGCCGATGTGCAGCATCGGGATCGACGTGGTCTTCAGCCCTTCGAGCACGGCCTCGGACGGGAAGACCGGATTGCGCGGTCCGCCGCTGATCCATTCGCGCGCCCACAGGCCGTCGACCTTCGGCCCCGGATCG
This window of the Pseudobdellovibrionaceae bacterium genome carries:
- a CDS encoding alpha/beta hydrolase; the encoded protein is AEPLFFETAGKEFNTAEDNVVLFFEPQSPNSRAESAASLQRMAARRDPGPKVDGLWAREWISGGPRNPVFPSEAVLEGLKTTSIPMLHIGGDHDIIFPVENWYALNQQIPNLQLLTFPSAGHGPQHQYAVASAEYIAIFLRTAKPAA